One genomic region from Ornithinimicrobium flavum encodes:
- a CDS encoding diacylglycerol/lipid kinase family protein, producing MRYAVARGRRTRRHRGGTAALGAAAAARLRSAGHEVTEVVTDSLEHARARCGALVADGLDVLAVAGGDGAVSLGADLCAVTSTALAILPSGTGNDSARSLGLVGGQQGTGPLQALMDDRRRRIDTLHVPELDRHVLGSVPAALDARISARANAWPRHLGPLTYTLSALVEIALLRRQPPLRYTLTVDDRRSELEALVVVPANLPYFGGGLPIAPDADPADGLLDLVVITPVAPLEALRLLRAVRAGRHADHPAVTITRARRVHLEGPSDIVAQADGDELGPLPLTVQVSPSSLQVVAPPLT from the coding sequence ATGAGGTATGCCGTCGCGCGGGGCCGGCGGACGCGCCGCCACCGCGGGGGCACGGCCGCGCTGGGGGCCGCGGCGGCCGCCCGGCTGCGCAGCGCCGGGCACGAGGTCACCGAGGTGGTGACCGACTCCCTGGAGCACGCCCGGGCGCGGTGCGGCGCGCTGGTCGCCGACGGCCTGGACGTGCTGGCGGTGGCCGGTGGCGACGGGGCCGTCAGCCTGGGGGCCGACCTGTGCGCCGTGACGTCCACGGCCCTGGCGATCCTGCCCTCGGGCACCGGCAACGACAGCGCCCGGTCGCTGGGGCTGGTCGGCGGGCAGCAGGGCACGGGCCCGCTGCAGGCGCTCATGGACGACCGCCGGCGGCGGATCGACACCCTGCACGTCCCCGAATTGGACCGGCACGTCCTGGGGTCGGTGCCGGCGGCGCTCGACGCCCGGATCTCGGCCCGCGCCAACGCCTGGCCCCGCCACCTGGGGCCGTTGACCTACACGCTCTCGGCCCTGGTGGAGATCGCACTGCTGCGGCGGCAGCCCCCGCTGCGCTACACCCTGACGGTCGACGACCGGCGCAGCGAGCTGGAGGCGCTGGTGGTCGTCCCGGCCAACCTGCCCTACTTCGGCGGCGGCCTGCCGATCGCCCCGGACGCCGACCCCGCCGACGGCCTGCTCGACCTGGTCGTCATCACCCCGGTGGCGCCGCTGGAGGCGCTGCGGCTGCTGCGGGCCGTCCGCGCCGGTCGGCACGCCGACCACCCGGCCGTGACGATCACCCGGGCCCGGCGGGTGCACCTCGAGGGACCGTCCGACATCGTCGCGCAGGCCGACGGGGACGAGCTGGGCCCGCTCCCGCTGACGGTGCAGGTCAGCCCCTCGTCCCTCCAGGTGGTGGCGCCCCCGCTGACGTAG
- a CDS encoding 5'-3' exonuclease, with protein MSPTPPARLLLLDTASLYFRAFFGMKEQRPAPDGTPTNAVRGLLDMVATLTTRFSPTHLVCCWDDDWRPDFRVQAIPSYKAHRLVEGSLEKEEAPAELEVQVPILRCALEAFGLPVLGVPGYEADDVIGTLTARHRGRMPVDIVTGDRDLFQLVDDEAPVRVIYTAKAGVRDAEVITQEDLRTRYGVPTGRAYAEMAMLRGDASDGLPGVKGIGDKTAAQLLRDYGSLEALRAAVDSGDPALKGARRANLEAGASYLDVAPLVVLVAPDAPVADVPLTLPRELADPETLQQLVETYDLGSPVGRLLQALGIRP; from the coding sequence ATGAGCCCCACCCCTCCCGCGCGCCTGCTCCTGCTCGACACCGCGAGCCTGTACTTCCGGGCCTTCTTCGGCATGAAGGAGCAGCGGCCCGCGCCGGACGGCACCCCGACCAACGCCGTGCGCGGGCTGCTCGACATGGTGGCCACCCTGACCACGCGCTTCTCCCCCACCCACCTGGTGTGCTGCTGGGACGACGACTGGCGACCCGACTTCCGGGTGCAGGCGATCCCGTCCTACAAGGCGCACCGCCTGGTCGAGGGGTCGCTGGAGAAGGAGGAGGCACCGGCCGAGCTGGAGGTGCAGGTCCCGATCCTGCGGTGCGCGCTCGAGGCCTTCGGGCTGCCGGTGCTGGGGGTGCCCGGCTACGAGGCCGACGACGTCATCGGCACCCTCACAGCGCGGCACCGGGGCAGGATGCCGGTCGACATCGTCACCGGCGACCGGGACCTCTTCCAGCTGGTCGACGACGAGGCCCCCGTCCGCGTCATCTACACCGCCAAGGCGGGGGTGCGGGACGCCGAGGTCATCACCCAGGAGGACCTGCGCACCCGGTATGGCGTGCCGACCGGTCGGGCGTACGCCGAGATGGCGATGCTGCGCGGCGACGCCAGCGACGGGCTGCCGGGGGTGAAGGGGATCGGGGACAAGACGGCTGCCCAGCTGCTGCGCGACTACGGCTCGCTCGAGGCGCTGCGGGCCGCGGTGGACTCCGGGGACCCGGCCCTCAAGGGTGCCCGGCGCGCCAACCTGGAGGCCGGCGCGTCCTACCTCGACGTCGCTCCGCTCGTGGTCCTGGTGGCCCCCGACGCCCCGGTCGCCGACGTCCCGCTCACCCTGCCCCGGGAGCTGGCCGACCCCGAGACGCTCCAGCAGCTGGTCGAGACCTACGACCTGGGCAGCCCCGTCGGTCGGCTGCTGCAGGCCCTCGGGATCCGACCCTGA
- the tatA gene encoding Sec-independent protein translocase subunit TatA, translating to MRIQIWHVVVLIVAFVLLFGWKNLPNIARSMGESMRVFKSEVDQMKDEGQARNAEKTRPAIEDEDTAMREYREANERRPDEPRA from the coding sequence ATGCGCATCCAGATCTGGCACGTCGTCGTCCTGATCGTCGCCTTCGTCCTGCTCTTCGGCTGGAAGAACCTCCCCAACATCGCCCGCTCGATGGGGGAGTCCATGCGGGTCTTCAAGTCCGAGGTCGACCAGATGAAGGACGAGGGGCAGGCGCGCAACGCGGAGAAGACCAGGCCGGCGATCGAGGACGAGGACACCGCCATGCGGGAGTACCGCGAGGCGAACGAGCGCCGTCCCGACGAGCCCCGCGCCTGA
- a CDS encoding Lrp/AsnC family transcriptional regulator, with amino-acid sequence MEALDRHIVQVLAQDGRISFADLGRQVGLSTSAVHQRVKRLEERGIITGYRAVVDYTKVGLPLTALMSVKPFDPAADDDVPERLHDIEEIVACWSVAGDENYVLLLRVARPQDLEELFARIRQQASVSTNTTIVLSTPWEDRLGRLPDPPPPI; translated from the coding sequence ATGGAGGCGCTCGACCGGCACATCGTCCAGGTCCTGGCCCAGGACGGGCGGATCAGCTTCGCCGACCTCGGCCGGCAGGTCGGGCTGTCCACCTCGGCGGTGCACCAGCGGGTCAAGCGGCTCGAGGAGCGGGGGATCATCACCGGCTACCGGGCCGTCGTCGACTACACCAAGGTCGGTCTTCCGCTCACGGCCCTGATGTCGGTCAAGCCCTTCGACCCCGCCGCCGACGACGACGTCCCCGAGCGGTTGCACGACATCGAGGAGATCGTCGCCTGCTGGTCGGTCGCCGGCGACGAGAACTACGTGCTCCTCCTGCGCGTCGCCCGACCGCAAGACCTCGAGGAGCTCTTCGCCCGCATCCGCCAGCAGGCCTCCGTCTCCACCAACACCACCATCGTGCTGTCCACCCCCTGGGAGGACCGCCTGGGCCGCCTGCCGGACCCGCCCCCGCCCATCTGA
- a CDS encoding phosphatase PAP2 family protein, which translates to MPDHDLPPPALPWVLITGGTAGLLGLYLLAVRTVSGQRLDNAVLWRLEADTALAERLLPLLTLAGPVVMIVLCALVCLAGLRRGWRTALGAGAGAVVCLVTPQVLKLALPRPQLADPWPLPNSLPSGHAAAVAALVCALLVVVPRSARGAVLILGSAAVGVMGLLLITLGHHRLSDIAASACVGMIGWGTGLLVQASGHGETVTASAAS; encoded by the coding sequence ATGCCAGACCACGACCTGCCGCCCCCGGCCCTCCCGTGGGTCCTCATCACCGGGGGCACGGCGGGACTGCTGGGCCTCTACCTGCTCGCGGTGCGCACCGTCTCCGGCCAGCGGCTGGACAACGCCGTGCTGTGGCGGCTGGAGGCCGACACCGCCTTGGCGGAGCGGCTGCTGCCCCTGCTGACGCTCGCCGGCCCGGTGGTCATGATCGTCCTGTGCGCGCTCGTGTGCCTGGCCGGGCTCCGGCGGGGCTGGCGCACCGCGCTCGGGGCGGGCGCCGGCGCGGTGGTGTGCCTGGTCACGCCGCAGGTTCTCAAGCTGGCGCTGCCCCGGCCCCAGCTCGCGGACCCGTGGCCACTGCCCAACTCCCTGCCCAGCGGCCACGCGGCCGCGGTGGCGGCCCTGGTGTGCGCGTTGCTGGTGGTTGTCCCCCGGTCGGCCCGAGGCGCCGTGCTGATCCTGGGCAGCGCGGCGGTGGGGGTCATGGGCCTGCTGCTCATCACCCTGGGCCACCATCGGCTGAGCGACATCGCCGCCTCGGCGTGCGTGGGCATGATCGGGTGGGGCACCGGGCTGCTGGTCCAGGCCTCCGGTCACGGCGAGACGGTCACGGCGAGCGCAGCGAGCTGA
- the tatC gene encoding twin-arginine translocase subunit TatC yields MSLAEHLRELRNRLTVSVLAVLALAVVGWYFYDQIFAWVNAPIVAVAQARGEDEVMLRFQNITEPFAMQLRVAVFSGIILASPVWLWQAWAFLLPGLTPKERKVSLAYFFVAIPLFFAGAGLAAYTFPRLVAILLGFTPEGAANLPGAQDFLSLWLYFMLAFGLAFLLPVVLVGLNQIGILPARAMLRSWRITLFLILVFSAFMTPDPSAWTMLAMAAPVFFLFWCAVGFSFLLERRRRRRGDDPRDRYAGLSPGEATPLP; encoded by the coding sequence ATGTCCCTGGCCGAGCACCTCCGGGAGCTCCGCAACCGGCTGACCGTCTCCGTGCTGGCGGTCCTCGCGCTGGCCGTCGTCGGCTGGTACTTCTACGACCAGATCTTCGCCTGGGTCAACGCCCCCATCGTCGCCGTCGCGCAGGCCCGCGGCGAGGACGAGGTGATGCTGCGCTTCCAGAACATCACCGAACCCTTCGCCATGCAGCTCCGGGTGGCGGTCTTCAGCGGGATCATCCTGGCCAGCCCGGTGTGGCTGTGGCAGGCGTGGGCCTTCCTCCTGCCCGGCCTGACGCCGAAGGAGCGCAAGGTCTCGCTGGCCTACTTCTTCGTCGCGATCCCGCTCTTCTTCGCCGGTGCCGGCCTGGCCGCCTACACCTTCCCGCGCCTGGTGGCGATCCTGCTCGGCTTCACCCCGGAGGGGGCGGCCAACCTGCCGGGCGCCCAGGACTTCCTGTCCCTGTGGCTCTACTTCATGCTCGCCTTCGGGCTGGCCTTCCTCCTGCCCGTGGTGCTGGTGGGGCTGAACCAGATCGGCATCCTGCCCGCGCGGGCGATGCTGCGCAGCTGGCGGATCACCCTGTTCCTCATCCTCGTCTTCTCCGCCTTCATGACCCCCGACCCGAGCGCCTGGACCATGCTGGCCATGGCCGCCCCTGTCTTCTTCCTCTTCTGGTGCGCGGTGGGCTTCTCCTTCCTCCTCGAGCGGCGGCGGCGCCGCCGCGGGGACGACCCGCGCGACCGCTACGCGGGTCTGTCGCCGGGCGAGGCCACCCCCCTGCCATGA
- a CDS encoding acetyl-CoA C-acyltransferase translates to MQLDRRCGSGLQAVLTAATQVRAGAARLVVAGGAESMSQVEHYALLRRGVSGTGVELADRLARARTTAGGTHHPIPGGMIETAENLRRDYGITREAQDELALRSHQRAAAAQAEGRFAEELVPVEVATRRGTTVVDTDEHVRPDTSLEALAGLRPILGRQDPEATVTAGNASGQNDAAALCVVTTRSHAESLGLTPLLALRSWAVAGVAPETMGIGPVPASAEALARAGLSLDDMDLIELNEAFAAQALAVLAEWGMGDPSTWDRLNVNGSGISLGHPVGATGARILATVAHELHRRQGRYALETMCIGGGQGLAAVLERVA, encoded by the coding sequence ATGCAGCTGGACCGCCGCTGCGGCTCCGGCCTGCAGGCGGTGCTCACCGCGGCGACCCAGGTCCGGGCCGGCGCCGCGCGCCTGGTCGTGGCGGGCGGCGCGGAGTCGATGAGCCAGGTCGAGCACTACGCCCTGCTGCGCCGGGGGGTCTCCGGCACCGGCGTGGAGCTGGCCGACCGGCTGGCGCGGGCCCGGACCACCGCCGGGGGCACCCACCACCCCATCCCCGGCGGGATGATCGAGACGGCGGAGAACCTCCGCCGCGACTACGGCATCACCCGCGAGGCCCAGGACGAGCTGGCGCTCCGGTCCCACCAGCGGGCCGCCGCGGCCCAGGCGGAGGGCCGCTTCGCCGAGGAGCTGGTCCCCGTCGAGGTGGCCACCCGCCGGGGGACGACGGTGGTCGACACCGACGAGCACGTGCGGCCCGACACCAGCCTGGAGGCCCTCGCGGGTCTCCGGCCGATCCTGGGCCGTCAGGACCCGGAGGCGACCGTGACCGCGGGCAACGCCAGCGGCCAGAACGACGCGGCCGCCCTGTGCGTCGTCACCACCCGCAGCCACGCGGAGAGCCTCGGCCTCACCCCGCTGCTGGCCCTGCGCTCCTGGGCCGTGGCCGGCGTCGCGCCCGAGACGATGGGCATCGGCCCGGTCCCCGCCAGCGCCGAGGCGCTGGCCCGGGCCGGTCTCTCCCTGGACGACATGGACCTCATCGAGCTCAACGAGGCCTTCGCGGCGCAGGCCCTGGCCGTCCTGGCCGAGTGGGGCATGGGCGACCCCTCCACCTGGGACCGGCTCAACGTCAACGGCTCGGGGATCTCCCTGGGGCATCCCGTCGGGGCCACCGGTGCCCGCATCCTGGCCACCGTGGCGCACGAGCTGCACCGCCGACAGGGGCGGTACGCCCTGGAGACGATGTGCATCGGTGGCGGGCAGGGCCTCGCCGCCGTCCTGGAACGGGTCGCCTAG
- a CDS encoding helix-turn-helix transcriptional regulator → MVTFESATSRLSRLLTMVPWLLNRQGIDLARAAVELGVSEEQVVDDLQLLFVCGLPGHYPDDLIEASWEDGRVFVGNVTQDTIARPLRLGRDEALALIVALRALAATPGLAERDAIDRALAKLEAAAGDAAASADQVRVDLEQPLDPELAGRIRTALTQGRRLHLTYTSASRDQTTERDVDPLRALSVDGRWYLEAWCHRAQGLRTFRLDRVEDARVLDEPATPPSDLPDTDVRPGVFRGAPDDLVVTLELAPAAAWVAESVPSETVEEHEDGSRTMVLRVADPSWLQRLVWREAGAVRVVDPPELVRAVREGAARALD, encoded by the coding sequence ATGGTGACCTTCGAGAGCGCCACCTCGCGCCTGTCGCGACTGCTGACGATGGTGCCGTGGCTGCTCAACCGGCAGGGGATCGACCTCGCGCGCGCGGCCGTCGAGCTCGGCGTGAGCGAGGAGCAGGTCGTCGACGACCTCCAGCTGCTCTTCGTGTGCGGTCTGCCGGGGCACTACCCCGACGACCTCATCGAGGCCTCGTGGGAGGACGGCCGCGTCTTCGTCGGCAACGTCACGCAGGACACGATCGCCCGCCCGCTGCGGCTCGGCCGGGACGAGGCGCTGGCGCTCATCGTCGCCCTCCGGGCCCTGGCGGCCACGCCCGGTCTGGCGGAGCGGGACGCGATCGACCGGGCGCTGGCCAAGCTCGAGGCGGCCGCCGGGGACGCCGCAGCCTCCGCGGACCAGGTGCGGGTCGACCTGGAGCAGCCCCTGGACCCCGAGCTCGCCGGCCGCATCCGCACGGCGCTGACGCAGGGGCGCCGGCTGCACCTCACCTACACCTCCGCCAGCCGCGACCAGACGACCGAGCGCGACGTGGACCCCCTGCGGGCGCTGTCGGTCGACGGTCGCTGGTACCTCGAGGCGTGGTGCCACCGGGCCCAGGGCCTGCGGACCTTCCGACTCGACAGGGTCGAGGACGCCCGGGTCCTCGACGAGCCCGCCACCCCGCCGTCCGACCTGCCGGACACCGACGTGCGGCCGGGCGTCTTCCGCGGCGCCCCCGACGACCTCGTCGTCACCCTCGAGCTGGCTCCCGCGGCGGCATGGGTCGCCGAGTCGGTCCCCTCCGAGACGGTCGAGGAGCACGAGGACGGCAGCCGCACCATGGTGCTCCGCGTGGCCGACCCGTCCTGGCTGCAGCGGCTGGTCTGGCGCGAGGCCGGAGCGGTGCGCGTCGTGGACCCCCCGGAGCTGGTGCGGGCGGTCCGGGAGGGTGCGGCCCGGGCGCTAGACTGA
- a CDS encoding DEAD/DEAH box helicase: MSSPAERYARSRERGAWQSSPAGRFASSLDFELDPFQREGIVAVQEGHGVLVAAPTGAGKTVVGEFAVALGLETGRKTFYTTPIKALSNQKYHDLVARHGVGNVGLLTGDASVNGEAPVVVMTTEVLRNMMYAASPTLTGLGYVVMDEVHYLADRWRGAVWEEVIIHLPASVQVVSLSATVSNAEEFGDWLRTVRGDDTRVIVSEHRPVPLWQHMMVGKQLLDLFVTDGSGGGTAAQGGTTRVNPQLLERISGAERAAQSQGWRREDAGGPRGRRGAPRGRSRGTDSRERGGRGGTAYRDDSRAATGSLPGGAPTRAEVIDQLDRHGLLPAITFIFSRAGCDAAVQQLLGRGVRLIPEEEGQAVRDLVTRRVAEVDPADLGVLGYHDFAEGLARGYAAHHAGMLPLFREIVEELFTAGRVKAVFATETLALGINMPARSVVLEKLVKFNGETHAPVTPAEYTQLTGRAGRRGIDVEGHAVVLWRRGVDPMDVAGLASTRTYPLRSSFRPSSNMAVNLVSQYGRERAHELLQSSFAQFQADRSVVGLTTQVRENLVALDGYAEAMTCERGDFREYGRLRHELSELEKMQARRLQAQRRADIASALEELEPGQVIQLDGGRKGSMAVVLRGARRTASPEPSVITSNGSLQRLTVAGFRDVPEVIGTLRVPAHFNPRSPKARKDLASALRDTVREPRPGRGGPGGGG, translated from the coding sequence ATGTCCAGCCCCGCCGAGCGTTACGCCCGTTCCCGCGAGCGAGGGGCCTGGCAGTCCTCGCCGGCCGGCCGCTTCGCGAGCTCGCTGGACTTCGAGCTGGATCCCTTCCAGCGCGAGGGGATCGTGGCGGTCCAGGAGGGGCACGGGGTCCTCGTGGCCGCGCCGACCGGGGCCGGCAAGACGGTCGTGGGGGAGTTCGCCGTGGCCCTGGGGCTGGAGACCGGGCGCAAGACCTTCTACACGACCCCCATCAAGGCGCTGTCCAACCAGAAATACCACGACCTCGTGGCCCGCCACGGCGTCGGCAACGTCGGCCTGCTGACCGGTGACGCGTCGGTCAACGGCGAGGCGCCGGTGGTCGTCATGACCACCGAGGTGCTGCGCAACATGATGTATGCCGCCTCGCCCACCCTCACCGGGCTCGGCTACGTGGTCATGGACGAGGTGCACTACCTCGCCGACCGCTGGCGCGGTGCGGTCTGGGAGGAGGTCATCATCCACCTCCCCGCCTCGGTGCAGGTCGTCTCGCTGTCGGCGACGGTGAGCAACGCCGAGGAGTTCGGCGACTGGCTGCGCACCGTGCGCGGTGACGACACGCGGGTCATCGTCTCCGAGCACCGGCCGGTGCCCCTGTGGCAGCACATGATGGTCGGCAAGCAGCTCCTCGACCTGTTCGTCACCGACGGCAGCGGGGGAGGGACGGCGGCCCAGGGCGGCACGACGCGGGTCAACCCCCAGCTGCTGGAGCGGATCTCCGGCGCCGAGCGGGCCGCCCAGTCCCAGGGGTGGCGGCGCGAGGACGCCGGCGGTCCGCGGGGCCGTCGGGGGGCACCCCGCGGGCGCTCCCGGGGCACGGACTCCCGCGAACGCGGAGGTCGCGGCGGCACGGCATACCGGGACGACTCCCGGGCGGCGACCGGTTCCCTGCCCGGCGGTGCGCCGACCCGGGCGGAGGTCATCGACCAGCTCGACCGGCACGGCCTCCTGCCGGCGATCACGTTCATCTTCAGCCGGGCGGGGTGCGACGCCGCGGTGCAGCAGCTCCTCGGGCGCGGGGTGCGGCTGATCCCCGAGGAGGAGGGGCAGGCCGTCCGCGACCTCGTCACCCGCCGGGTGGCCGAGGTCGACCCCGCTGACCTGGGGGTCCTCGGCTATCACGACTTCGCCGAGGGGCTGGCCCGCGGGTATGCCGCCCACCACGCCGGGATGCTGCCGCTCTTCCGGGAGATCGTCGAGGAGCTCTTCACCGCCGGGCGCGTCAAGGCGGTCTTTGCCACCGAGACCCTCGCCCTGGGGATCAACATGCCGGCCCGCTCGGTGGTGCTGGAGAAGCTCGTCAAGTTCAACGGCGAGACCCACGCCCCGGTGACGCCCGCGGAGTACACCCAGCTCACCGGCCGCGCCGGGCGGCGCGGCATCGACGTGGAGGGCCATGCGGTCGTGCTGTGGCGCCGCGGGGTGGACCCGATGGACGTCGCCGGGCTGGCCTCCACCCGGACCTACCCGCTGCGCTCCTCCTTCCGGCCCAGCTCCAACATGGCCGTCAACCTGGTCTCGCAGTACGGCCGGGAGCGGGCCCACGAGCTGCTCCAGAGCTCGTTCGCGCAGTTCCAGGCCGACCGCTCGGTGGTCGGCCTGACCACCCAGGTCAGGGAGAACCTCGTCGCGCTCGACGGCTACGCCGAGGCGATGACCTGCGAGCGCGGCGACTTCCGGGAGTACGGCCGGCTGCGGCACGAGCTCTCCGAGCTGGAGAAGATGCAGGCCCGGCGTCTGCAGGCGCAGCGCCGGGCCGACATCGCCAGCGCGTTGGAGGAGCTCGAGCCCGGCCAGGTGATCCAGCTCGACGGGGGACGCAAGGGCTCCATGGCCGTCGTGCTGCGCGGGGCCCGCCGGACGGCGTCCCCGGAGCCGTCGGTCATCACCTCCAACGGGAGCCTGCAGCGGCTGACCGTCGCCGGCTTCCGCGACGTGCCCGAGGTGATCGGCACCCTGCGCGTCCCCGCGCACTTCAACCCGCGCAGTCCCAAGGCGCGCAAGGACCTCGCCTCCGCCCTGCGGGACACCGTCCGCGAGCCCCGGCCCGGCCGGGGCGGGCCGGGAGGAGGGGGGTGA